In a single window of the Bradyrhizobium erythrophlei genome:
- a CDS encoding DUF1656 domain-containing protein, with protein sequence MKEFVFAGLLISPFVKYALIAALIFIPVRFVLVVTQLQKWFWHPLLAEAAIYVCVVATLNILF encoded by the coding sequence GTGAAGGAATTCGTCTTCGCAGGGCTACTGATCTCGCCATTCGTGAAATATGCATTGATTGCGGCGTTGATCTTTATTCCAGTGCGTTTCGTTCTTGTCGTCACCCAACTGCAGAAATGGTTCTGGCATCCGTTGCTGGCGGAAGCCGCCATTTACGTTTGCGTTGTTGCAACCCTGAACATCCTCTTCTGA
- a CDS encoding efflux RND transporter periplasmic adaptor subunit: MFNRARRIIRFALTFLVLVLAIFAVAGLWEHYMVAPWTRDGQVRVQVANIAPQVSGQIVKLPVGDNQFVHKGDLLYVIDQGDYKVALDLAKADVASKAADLEVKTNENERRRKLTDLAASTEEKQVYEGGYLVAQAAHQTALANLEQAQLNMGRTEVRSTVNGFVTNLLLRVGDYANRGSPNIAIVDADSYWVAGYFEETKLGSFKVGDAAEVELMGFEGKLTGRVESITRGISAPNATVSTQGLPSVEAVYTWVRLAQRIPVRIKIDSVPAEITLTAGMTATVIVNPAATPAPSALNTIRTVGNLIKSR, from the coding sequence ATGTTCAATCGCGCCCGCCGGATTATTCGCTTCGCGCTTACATTTCTTGTTCTCGTACTCGCGATATTCGCGGTCGCTGGATTATGGGAACATTACATGGTGGCGCCTTGGACGCGCGACGGTCAGGTCCGCGTGCAGGTTGCCAATATCGCGCCTCAGGTGTCCGGCCAGATCGTGAAGTTGCCGGTTGGAGACAATCAGTTCGTTCACAAGGGCGACCTGCTCTATGTGATCGATCAGGGCGATTACAAGGTAGCGCTGGACCTTGCTAAAGCGGACGTCGCGAGCAAGGCCGCAGATCTCGAAGTCAAGACTAACGAGAACGAGCGCCGTCGAAAACTGACGGACCTAGCCGCTTCAACCGAAGAGAAGCAGGTCTATGAAGGAGGCTACTTGGTTGCCCAGGCCGCCCATCAGACGGCGCTTGCCAACCTCGAGCAGGCGCAATTGAATATGGGGCGCACCGAGGTGCGGTCCACTGTAAACGGCTTCGTTACAAATCTTCTGCTTCGCGTCGGAGACTATGCAAACCGTGGATCGCCAAATATCGCAATCGTTGACGCGGATTCATATTGGGTCGCGGGCTATTTCGAGGAGACGAAGCTCGGGAGCTTTAAAGTTGGTGATGCCGCTGAAGTTGAGCTGATGGGATTTGAGGGGAAACTGACGGGACGTGTCGAAAGCATAACCCGCGGGATCAGTGCACCAAACGCTACAGTCAGCACCCAGGGCTTGCCGTCGGTCGAGGCTGTTTACACGTGGGTGCGGTTGGCCCAACGCATTCCCGTTCGAATCAAGATCGATAGCGTGCCGGCGGAGATAACGCTTACTGCAGGAATGACGGCGACCGTGATTGTTAATCCCGCCGCAACGCCCGCGCCATCTGCCCTAAACACGATAAGAACCGTTGGGAACCTTATAAAAAGTCGGTAG
- a CDS encoding FUSC family protein, giving the protein MNISAAARRTDPTQRDLRSYHLSLPPWPVGTAALAFEIWVALAVSYYIAFMLELNSAASAGTGLLILVGPTQGMVLSKAIYRVLGTLFGAAFAIILTSLFSQDRTMLIAVFSVYMACLVAIGTLLRDFRAYGCILAGYTVALISIVNIDAPTIAFTAMLDRVAVILLAVLVLAFVSSIFANAESARSLQSKLRLATRDIVAMALAALDRRAPPDSSQCVAMSARLMPLRSEISFATPELVDGLARAKGARSALLGLFEAISAIQAIGLGLRSMPSATSVVDEAISIVRAAIVTQHPEERLPDLDALTYRAMEAENFSIEEAYVLDRSRFMIEVFRDIRDGLLSNRIGQLPRRSARLPVHQDYIAAVLNGLRVGLAVGMVGLIAIMSGLPSANSMLLGTVVFVALGSVMHDPLTMGRAALFMTPAVIVTGIIYAFFIFPNISDYPLFIISLAPVVTLTCWLIKTGKGPMGIFYGVQSISLISPTNVQTLNPTAFVDNATFVFAGSVCIFLSLLLIVPVDPALRRLRLALAIGRSLRQALVDEKHLNQPRASLYYDRLSQFSSWQHGAPVTLARRNVMRRLSNLGNLSVAVRRSWRALDQARTAIDPAVDAKARHILPTLSRTEILDLARSYLAAATAIDHSRRLDLGHAAAALYGTAVLTTTEMRLLRHLRLLRHHAQGEE; this is encoded by the coding sequence ATGAATATCTCTGCGGCAGCACGGCGCACGGATCCAACACAGCGCGATCTTCGTTCGTATCACCTCAGTCTCCCCCCATGGCCGGTAGGCACAGCAGCCCTAGCGTTCGAGATTTGGGTGGCCCTAGCTGTCAGCTACTACATTGCCTTCATGCTCGAACTCAATTCCGCAGCAAGCGCAGGCACAGGCCTCCTCATATTGGTGGGGCCGACCCAGGGTATGGTTTTGTCCAAAGCGATCTACCGTGTCTTGGGAACATTGTTTGGAGCCGCTTTTGCAATCATCTTGACGAGCCTCTTTTCACAAGATCGGACGATGCTAATCGCTGTCTTTTCGGTGTACATGGCATGTTTGGTTGCCATAGGAACGCTTCTGCGTGACTTCCGAGCCTATGGATGCATCCTGGCCGGCTACACGGTCGCGCTTATTTCGATCGTCAACATCGACGCCCCCACGATCGCCTTTACGGCGATGCTTGATCGAGTCGCAGTCATCCTGCTCGCCGTGCTCGTGCTGGCATTTGTAAGCTCGATTTTTGCGAACGCCGAATCTGCGCGATCGCTACAATCCAAGCTACGTCTGGCTACCAGGGATATCGTTGCAATGGCTTTGGCCGCCCTCGATCGGCGCGCGCCCCCCGATTCGTCGCAATGCGTTGCGATGAGCGCTAGACTTATGCCATTGCGAAGCGAGATCAGCTTTGCAACACCCGAGCTGGTCGATGGATTGGCGCGCGCGAAAGGCGCACGAAGCGCGCTACTTGGATTGTTCGAAGCGATCTCGGCTATCCAGGCGATAGGCCTGGGCCTGCGAAGTATGCCATCGGCCACATCGGTTGTCGACGAAGCGATTTCAATCGTGCGCGCTGCAATCGTCACTCAGCACCCTGAGGAACGATTGCCTGATCTTGACGCCCTTACCTACCGGGCAATGGAGGCGGAGAACTTTTCCATCGAAGAGGCCTATGTTCTCGATCGTTCGAGATTCATGATCGAAGTATTTCGCGACATTCGTGACGGTTTGCTTTCAAACCGGATTGGGCAACTTCCACGAAGGTCAGCGAGACTTCCCGTGCATCAGGACTATATCGCGGCGGTTCTTAACGGGCTTCGCGTCGGCCTCGCGGTCGGCATGGTCGGATTGATTGCAATCATGTCCGGATTGCCCAGCGCGAACTCGATGCTGCTCGGAACCGTTGTCTTCGTCGCCCTCGGATCTGTCATGCACGATCCTCTTACAATGGGAAGAGCGGCACTGTTCATGACACCCGCCGTGATCGTGACCGGCATAATCTACGCTTTCTTCATTTTTCCAAATATCAGCGACTATCCGTTGTTCATCATCTCTCTCGCGCCTGTGGTGACATTGACCTGCTGGTTGATCAAAACAGGCAAAGGTCCGATGGGAATCTTCTATGGCGTGCAGAGTATATCGCTCATTTCTCCAACCAATGTGCAGACGCTGAATCCTACGGCATTTGTAGATAACGCGACATTCGTCTTCGCTGGGAGCGTATGCATTTTTCTCTCGCTTCTTCTAATCGTCCCGGTTGATCCGGCCCTGCGCCGTCTTCGCTTGGCTTTGGCCATTGGTCGCTCTCTCCGGCAGGCTCTGGTTGACGAGAAGCACCTCAATCAACCCAGAGCAAGTCTTTACTATGATCGCTTGAGCCAGTTCAGTTCGTGGCAGCACGGCGCGCCGGTTACTCTGGCACGTCGCAACGTCATGAGGCGACTTTCCAACTTGGGCAATCTCAGCGTTGCGGTAAGGCGATCATGGCGAGCGCTCGATCAAGCGAGGACCGCAATTGACCCGGCCGTTGACGCAAAAGCGAGGCATATCCTTCCGACGTTGTCGCGGACTGAGATACTAGATCTCGCTCGAAGTTACCTAGCTGCTGCCACTGCAATAGACCACTCGAGGCGTCTGGATCTCGGGCATGCCGCAGCCGCGCTTTACGGTACTGCAGTATTAACAACCACGGAAATGAGGCTGCTCAGGCATTTGAGGTTGCTGCGCCATCATGCGCAAGGGGAGGAGTGA
- a CDS encoding transposase: MWHRDSSAAKGPALYRQRLKVENMFARLKDWRRISMRYDRCAHTFFSAICVAGVCPYL, from the coding sequence ATGTGGCATCGCGATTCAAGCGCGGCAAAAGGACCTGCCTTGTATCGACAGCGCCTCAAGGTCGAGAATATGTTCGCAAGGCTAAAAGACTGGCGGCGTATCTCAATGCGCTACGACCGCTGCGCCCACACGTTCTTCAGCGCTATCTGCGTCGCCGGGGTCTGTCCGTATCTGTAG
- a CDS encoding sensor histidine kinase, whose protein sequence is MNQLETGETPKAAQAVSNFQDELAEVLRERAAISAVLRAIASSPHDLQPIFDTILDSARRLCRADTGVFRLVEEAGFRLVARALGPGVSEDVLPPKLVEPGTFQGDFYSRLTASKLPLHVPDVALELHRADEATREFIGRRGLRTLLFVPMLRKHELVGSFALGRLRVERFTEREIELVTDFTAQATIALEIIRRERQQGQLQTELAHANRVATMGQLLASIIHEVKQPIASTVINAQAALRFLERRPPHLEQVQRVLAELVHDGMRASDIVDGIRALSQKAPSRKERLDINAAIRGVIELTRGEAVANGVSVQMDLAQGLPLIEGDRVQFQQVILNLILNAIEAMSDADEGTRELLISAGKAEPNGVHVGVRDSGPGLAPAALERVFDAFYTTKTSGLGMGLTICRSIIETHGGQLWATGHTPQGAFFHFTIPARPA, encoded by the coding sequence ATGAACCAACTCGAAACCGGCGAAACGCCCAAAGCCGCTCAGGCTGTTTCAAATTTCCAAGACGAGCTGGCCGAAGTTCTGCGGGAACGGGCGGCCATCTCCGCAGTGCTGCGCGCCATTGCCAGTTCTCCTCACGACTTGCAGCCCATATTCGACACTATCCTCGACAGCGCGAGAAGGCTCTGCCGAGCTGATACGGGTGTCTTCCGCTTAGTCGAGGAAGCAGGCTTTCGTCTCGTTGCTCGTGCATTGGGCCCCGGCGTGTCGGAGGATGTTCTACCGCCAAAGCTGGTGGAACCCGGCACCTTTCAAGGCGACTTTTATAGTCGCCTCACCGCAAGCAAGTTGCCGCTCCACGTCCCCGACGTAGCACTTGAACTCCATCGAGCGGACGAGGCTACCCGTGAATTCATCGGGCGGCGCGGCCTTCGGACGCTCCTTTTCGTGCCCATGCTCAGAAAGCACGAGCTAGTCGGATCGTTTGCTTTAGGGCGGCTGCGCGTAGAGCGCTTTACGGAAAGAGAGATCGAACTGGTCACAGACTTCACCGCGCAGGCGACCATTGCCTTGGAGATTATCCGTCGCGAGCGGCAACAGGGCCAGTTGCAGACGGAGCTCGCTCACGCCAATCGCGTGGCCACGATGGGCCAGCTCCTGGCCTCGATCATCCATGAAGTGAAACAGCCGATCGCTTCCACGGTCATCAACGCTCAAGCGGCTCTGCGTTTTCTGGAGCGTCGACCGCCCCATCTGGAACAGGTGCAGCGGGTGCTCGCAGAACTCGTTCATGACGGCATGCGAGCGAGTGACATCGTTGACGGAATCCGCGCCCTTTCGCAAAAGGCGCCGTCCCGGAAAGAGCGCTTGGACATCAACGCCGCGATCCGCGGGGTGATTGAACTCACCCGTGGCGAAGCAGTGGCGAACGGGGTTTCGGTGCAGATGGATCTCGCGCAGGGCCTGCCGCTCATCGAAGGCGATCGAGTGCAATTTCAACAGGTGATTCTCAACCTGATCCTGAATGCCATTGAGGCCATGAGCGACGCCGACGAAGGAACGCGAGAGCTGCTTATCAGCGCCGGGAAGGCGGAGCCGAACGGCGTTCATGTCGGGGTACGAGATTCGGGTCCGGGCCTGGCGCCAGCAGCCCTTGAGCGTGTGTTTGACGCCTTCTACACGACAAAGACCAGCGGTTTGGGTATGGGCCTGACGATCTGCCGCTCGATCATTGAAACCCATGGCGGACAACTGTGGGCGACCGGGCACACACCACAAGGCGCGTTCTTTCACTTTACGATACCTGCTCGGCCGGCATGA
- a CDS encoding ROK family protein, translating to MAGRDQQAKRVLVIDVGGTSVKILLTGQSESRSFRSGTKLTPRLMVSGVNKLAADWMYDAISIGYPGPVLGGRPAAEPVNLGRGWVGFDFEQAFGLPVKVINDAAMQALGSYRGGKMLFLGLGTGLGTALIVKGIVRPMELGHLPYKNGTYEDYVGRAGLERCGMKKWRGHVADTIERLVAALRPDETVIGGGNVNKMGTLPARCRAGQNANAFLGGFRLWEGAASCEV from the coding sequence ATGGCGGGACGTGATCAACAGGCTAAGAGGGTGCTGGTCATCGACGTGGGCGGCACCTCGGTAAAGATCCTCCTCACGGGGCAAAGCGAAAGCCGATCCTTCCGATCTGGAACGAAACTTACCCCTCGGCTCATGGTGTCGGGAGTCAACAAGCTCGCCGCGGATTGGATGTATGACGCAATCTCGATCGGCTATCCCGGCCCGGTGCTGGGCGGCCGGCCCGCCGCGGAGCCTGTTAACTTGGGACGTGGCTGGGTCGGATTCGACTTCGAGCAAGCTTTCGGCCTTCCTGTCAAAGTCATAAATGACGCCGCCATGCAAGCCTTGGGAAGCTATAGAGGCGGCAAAATGCTATTTCTAGGCTTGGGAACAGGCTTGGGCACTGCCCTGATCGTGAAGGGCATCGTGAGGCCGATGGAGCTCGGCCATTTGCCTTACAAGAATGGCACTTATGAGGATTATGTCGGCCGAGCCGGCCTGGAACGCTGCGGCATGAAGAAGTGGCGTGGTCATGTGGCCGACACGATCGAACGTCTTGTAGCGGCGCTGCGGCCAGATGAAACGGTGATCGGCGGTGGCAACGTAAACAAGATGGGTACTCTCCCCGCGCGGTGTCGCGCGGGACAAAATGCTAACGCTTTTCTCGGTGGTTTTCGCCTATGGGAAGGCGCAGCTTCCTGTGAAGTCTGA
- a CDS encoding glutathione S-transferase family protein, whose amino-acid sequence MTITITAFERSPDGGKGLARDTRVRWALEEVGQPYEVRLVSFGAMKEPAHLALHPFGQIPTYEEGDLALFETGSIVFHIAERHAGLLPDDADARARAITWMFAALNTVEPAILELTTARLLEGDKPWSKERLPLVEDRVRDRLKQLSARLGDADWLDGAFSAGDLMMVSVLLRLKPSGILDEYPNLAAYVARGEARPAYKRAFDAQLAVYTGKSPTG is encoded by the coding sequence ATGACCATCACCATTACCGCCTTTGAACGGTCACCCGATGGCGGCAAGGGACTGGCGCGTGATACGCGCGTTCGCTGGGCGCTTGAAGAAGTCGGCCAACCCTACGAGGTTCGCCTTGTTTCGTTTGGTGCGATGAAGGAACCCGCGCATCTGGCGCTTCATCCTTTCGGCCAGATCCCGACCTACGAGGAAGGCGATCTCGCCCTGTTCGAGACAGGGTCGATCGTGTTCCATATCGCCGAGCGCCATGCGGGCCTGCTGCCGGACGATGCCGATGCGCGGGCGCGCGCGATCACATGGATGTTTGCCGCGCTCAACACGGTGGAGCCGGCGATCCTTGAACTCACAACCGCCAGGCTTCTGGAGGGCGATAAGCCCTGGAGTAAGGAGCGCCTGCCTCTGGTCGAGGATCGCGTCCGCGACCGGTTGAAGCAGCTTTCCGCTCGCCTTGGCGATGCCGACTGGCTCGATGGTGCGTTCAGCGCGGGCGACCTGATGATGGTGTCGGTGCTGCTCAGGTTGAAACCATCGGGCATTCTGGACGAATATCCGAACCTGGCCGCCTATGTCGCCCGCGGCGAAGCGCGGCCCGCCTACAAGCGGGCTTTCGACGCGCAACTGGCGGTTTACACCGGCAAGTCACCGACCGGCTGA
- a CDS encoding glycoside hydrolase family 65 protein: MLHHERLRPPSQDYPADEWNIVEKTFRPDFLAQLETILALGNGYLGMRGCPEEGGPNAENGTFINGFYESWPIVYGEDAFGFAKTGQTICNVTDSKIIKLFVDDEPFWLANARLIDYDRRLNMRAGTLDRNLLWETPAGKRVSIASRRLISLADRHVAAISYKVTLVDARASVVIASEMGTNGPSNRKNQDDPRLARALPERVLHPQTNYFKDRRIVLCHATERSRLTLTCATDHALESSCGHSYKVACTPDFGQVAFTIDAKPGCPIQLTKYIVYHSSEQASPEELCGRAEWTMDRIVNQGFQRLLVSQEQYMDDFWRRSDVRIKDISEQRTRRSTVEVQQAIRFNLFHILQASARAEELGVPAKGLTGQAYEGHYFWDTEIYVLPFLTYTSPRIARNLLAFRYKMLPQARARARELGHRGAMFPWRTISGEEASAYYAAGTAQYHINADIMYALRKYVHATGDELFLRECGAEMLVETARLWADLGFYSEAKGGKFCINGVTGPDEYNAVVNNNAYTNLMARENLRYAAQVVASLRTAEPGAYNELVRKTGVEPSEIEAWIRAADSMYVPYDETTNVMLQDDNFSDREPWNLRKTPPYHYPLLLFYHPLNIYRKQVIKQADVVLAMFLLGDAFPAETKKRAFEFYDPFTTGDSSLSSSVEAIIAAQIGDMDKAVRYGMAALLMDLADVGGNVKDGCHIASMGGTWMMLTYGFGGMRDDDGTLSFFPRRAPEENAILRFPVTYRRQLLEVEIGLDQVEYRLCEGERLVIRHEGEELELSRANPLAVRPVGKWGGSQSDAREVSRGRSAV; the protein is encoded by the coding sequence ATGCTACACCATGAACGATTGCGCCCACCATCTCAGGATTATCCAGCCGATGAGTGGAACATTGTCGAAAAAACGTTTCGCCCGGATTTTCTTGCGCAGCTCGAAACGATATTGGCCCTGGGCAACGGTTACCTTGGCATGCGCGGCTGCCCGGAGGAAGGCGGTCCGAATGCCGAAAACGGCACATTCATCAATGGATTCTATGAAAGCTGGCCGATCGTATATGGGGAAGACGCTTTTGGCTTTGCCAAGACGGGCCAAACAATCTGTAACGTAACAGACAGCAAGATTATCAAGCTGTTTGTAGACGATGAGCCCTTTTGGTTGGCTAATGCGCGTCTTATAGACTACGACCGACGTCTCAACATGAGAGCCGGGACCCTTGATCGAAATCTTCTCTGGGAGACTCCCGCCGGAAAACGAGTGTCGATCGCATCGAGACGCTTGATCTCCCTTGCAGACAGGCACGTTGCTGCCATCTCCTACAAAGTGACACTCGTTGATGCGCGAGCATCCGTCGTGATCGCCTCCGAGATGGGGACCAATGGACCGAGCAATCGCAAGAATCAAGATGATCCACGCCTGGCGAGAGCGTTACCCGAGCGGGTATTACACCCTCAAACCAATTACTTTAAGGACCGACGCATTGTGCTGTGCCACGCGACGGAAAGAAGCCGCCTCACGCTGACCTGTGCGACCGATCACGCGCTGGAGAGTTCTTGTGGGCACTCATACAAGGTTGCCTGTACTCCTGACTTCGGCCAGGTTGCCTTCACCATAGATGCCAAGCCCGGTTGTCCGATCCAACTCACCAAGTACATTGTCTACCATAGTTCTGAGCAGGCATCCCCCGAAGAACTGTGCGGCCGCGCCGAGTGGACGATGGATCGCATAGTGAACCAGGGATTCCAGCGGCTGCTCGTATCCCAAGAGCAGTACATGGATGATTTTTGGCGCCGCAGCGACGTTCGGATCAAGGATATAAGCGAGCAGCGGACAAGGCGCAGCACCGTGGAGGTCCAACAGGCCATCCGCTTCAACCTTTTCCACATTCTTCAGGCTTCCGCGCGCGCGGAAGAATTGGGGGTGCCTGCGAAAGGACTAACAGGACAGGCTTATGAGGGACACTACTTTTGGGATACCGAGATCTATGTGCTTCCGTTTCTGACGTATACGTCTCCGAGGATCGCCAGGAACCTTCTCGCCTTTCGTTACAAGATGCTGCCTCAGGCACGCGCTCGCGCCAGAGAACTGGGTCATCGAGGTGCCATGTTCCCCTGGCGCACAATCAGTGGAGAGGAAGCGTCTGCGTACTATGCCGCCGGCACCGCCCAGTATCACATCAACGCTGACATCATGTATGCGCTGCGCAAGTACGTGCACGCGACAGGCGACGAGTTGTTTCTCCGAGAATGCGGAGCTGAAATGCTCGTGGAGACAGCCCGTCTATGGGCAGACCTTGGATTCTACTCGGAGGCGAAGGGAGGAAAGTTCTGCATTAATGGTGTCACCGGCCCGGATGAATACAACGCCGTGGTGAATAACAACGCCTACACCAATCTCATGGCCCGTGAGAACCTTCGCTACGCTGCCCAGGTCGTCGCATCCTTACGGACAGCAGAGCCGGGCGCGTACAACGAACTCGTTCGCAAAACGGGGGTCGAGCCCTCTGAGATTGAAGCGTGGATCCGCGCCGCGGACAGCATGTATGTGCCCTACGATGAAACGACAAACGTCATGCTGCAGGATGATAATTTTTCAGATAGAGAACCCTGGAATTTACGTAAGACGCCGCCTTATCACTATCCGCTATTGCTGTTTTATCACCCGCTGAACATTTACCGAAAGCAGGTGATCAAACAGGCGGATGTTGTCCTGGCCATGTTCTTGTTGGGTGATGCCTTCCCGGCAGAAACGAAGAAGCGCGCCTTTGAATTCTACGACCCGTTTACAACAGGTGACTCCTCTTTGTCCTCCAGCGTAGAGGCAATCATCGCCGCACAGATCGGCGACATGGACAAAGCAGTTCGTTATGGCATGGCGGCGCTACTGATGGATTTGGCTGACGTAGGCGGTAACGTGAAGGACGGCTGTCATATAGCCTCTATGGGCGGCACCTGGATGATGCTTACCTATGGCTTCGGCGGCATGCGGGACGACGATGGGACATTGTCGTTCTTCCCGCGTCGTGCTCCTGAGGAAAACGCCATACTGCGGTTTCCAGTAACTTACCGGCGTCAGTTGCTGGAAGTTGAGATTGGTCTGGACCAGGTGGAGTACAGGTTATGCGAGGGTGAACGCCTGGTAATCCGCCATGAAGGGGAAGAACTTGAACTTTCTCGCGCAAATCCTCTGGCTGTTCGACCAGTCGGCAAGTGGGGAGGATCGCAATCAGATGCTCGCGAAGTTAGCCGCGGTCGCTCTGCCGTTTAA